From Desulfatirhabdium butyrativorans DSM 18734:
GTCGATGGATTCGGGGTCATTCATGAAGGATTTTCCTCTTCTTTCTGTGTTGGTTCAGGTTTGCGCCACATCACATTCCAGCAGAATGCCATCAGCAGGCGCCCGTTCACGCCTTAGACATGAGACCAGGAGCAACCATAGGCGTGAGGTTCGTTTGGATTTAATCGGCTGTTGTTGTCCGGGGATTTTTCCGTCCGCATCCAACAGTTCACTTGAAATGGACGCGTTTCCATAACGGCTTCGTTTCGTAATGGGAGCGACGTTCAACAGGAATATCCGTGTTCCAGCCAAGGCATGGCAAGACAAAAGATGAAGGGCTTCGTGAGGGACCGTCACGATCCATACGGATCATCCGTGCGGATCGTGACGGTGGGAAGTTCGGATCGATGGTCGTTGCCTAAATCAGGCGGCTGACCATTTCACCCAGGGGGCGGACCATTTTTTTCAATGCAAGATGCCGGGTCAGCCCCACATCCGATGCCGATGCCATGGCATGTTCATAGTAAAGCTTCGGGTCGAATGCAACAAGATAAATGACCCGCACATCATCCGGGTCGATCAGTTGCGCCTTCGGATGCGTTTTCTTCACCTCGGCCAGGCGCTGATCGGCCAGTTTCCTCATCTTGTCCTTATCTCCGAAATTCATCGCGCCCGTCGGGCAGGTCTGGACGCAGGCAGGCAACAGGCCATTCTGGACCCGGTCGATGCACATGTCACACTTGGCCAGGGTCCCGTCCGCCGATTTCCTCGGAATGTTGTACGGACAGGATGCGATGATTTCATCGGCATTGAGAAAGCGCGTTTCCGCCGTATACTGCACGGAGCCGGTCGCCGGATCGGTATAGATGGCTCC
This genomic window contains:
- a CDS encoding 4Fe-4S dicluster domain-containing protein; amino-acid sequence: MDKAFFIDTTVCTACRGCQVACKQWHDLPAEKTTNRGTIENPPDLSFDTYKLVRFREQVVDNKLHWLFFPEQCRHCISPPCQDTAGDPGAIYTDPATGSVQYTAETRFLNADEIIASCPYNIPRKSADGTLAKCDMCIDRVQNGLLPACVQTCPTGAMNFGDKDKMRKLADQRLAEVKKTHPKAQLIDPDDVRVIYLVAFDPKLYYEHAMASASDVGLTRHLALKKMVRPLGEMVSRLI